From Pseudomonas fluorescens, one genomic window encodes:
- a CDS encoding amino acid ABC transporter ATP-binding protein, whose amino-acid sequence MISEKSMVEVKGARKAYGALEVLKGIDLSVARGQIIAIIGPSGSGKSTLLRSINHLEVLNDGEIWLDGEQVNRPLKGRAFEQHINAVRQQMGMVFQHFNLFPHLTVYENIALGPIKLKGLTKKASRELAMEYLSKVGLANKVDEYPSRLSGGQKQRVAIARALAMQPKVMLFDEATSALDPELVEEVNQVMKQLAAEHMTMLIVTHEMRFAGEVADRIVFMDGGVVVEEGAPHEILQNPAQERTRSFLKKHLHR is encoded by the coding sequence ATGATCAGCGAAAAAAGCATGGTTGAAGTGAAGGGGGCCCGTAAGGCCTACGGCGCCCTGGAAGTGCTCAAGGGCATTGATCTCTCGGTCGCCCGTGGACAGATCATCGCCATCATTGGCCCCAGTGGCTCTGGCAAGAGCACCCTGCTGCGCTCGATCAATCACCTGGAAGTGCTCAACGACGGGGAAATCTGGCTCGACGGCGAACAGGTCAACCGGCCGTTGAAAGGCCGGGCCTTTGAACAGCACATCAATGCGGTGCGTCAGCAAATGGGCATGGTGTTCCAGCACTTCAATCTGTTCCCGCACCTGACGGTGTACGAAAACATCGCGCTGGGGCCGATCAAGCTCAAGGGCCTGACGAAAAAGGCTTCCCGCGAGTTGGCGATGGAATATCTGTCCAAGGTTGGCCTGGCAAACAAGGTCGATGAATACCCCTCGCGCCTCTCCGGCGGGCAGAAGCAGCGGGTAGCGATTGCCCGGGCCCTGGCGATGCAACCGAAAGTCATGCTGTTCGACGAAGCCACCTCGGCCCTCGACCCGGAACTGGTGGAAGAGGTCAATCAGGTGATGAAGCAATTGGCCGCAGAGCACATGACCATGTTGATCGTCACCCATGAGATGCGCTTCGCTGGCGAAGTTGCCGACCGTATCGTGTTCATGGACGGCGGGGTGGTGGTCGAGGAGGGCGCGCCGCACGAAATCCTGCAGAACCCTGCCCAGGAACGCACCCGCTCGTTCCTGAAGAAACACCTGCACAGATAA
- a CDS encoding ABC transporter substrate-binding protein, translating to MLTKKLKGLIVASTIAASALFATCAVHADDLQSIENAKEIRIAMSGQYSPFSFANEQNQIVGFDASISEALAERMGVKVKIITTPFDGIIAGLLAKKYDAIVASMTITPERQKAVDFVGPYYRAGRTIVVKENSPINSVDQLKDVTVGVTLGDAHDKWARARGNLKVRTYKGLPEMLVDLDAGRIDALVMDSVPVLVAVKQTGQKVRIITPPAGEGSIEDMGIALRKNNPELKATLEKALADMLADGTYEKISMQWIGNDIR from the coding sequence ATGCTGACTAAAAAGCTCAAGGGTCTGATCGTCGCTTCCACCATTGCAGCCTCCGCGCTGTTCGCCACCTGCGCCGTGCACGCAGATGATTTGCAGTCGATCGAGAACGCCAAAGAGATCCGCATCGCCATGAGCGGTCAATATTCACCCTTCAGCTTTGCCAACGAGCAGAACCAGATTGTCGGTTTCGACGCCTCCATCAGTGAGGCGCTGGCGGAGCGCATGGGGGTCAAGGTGAAGATCATCACCACGCCGTTCGACGGGATCATCGCCGGGCTGCTGGCGAAAAAATACGACGCCATCGTCGCGTCCATGACCATCACCCCGGAGCGCCAGAAGGCCGTGGATTTCGTCGGTCCCTACTACCGTGCCGGACGCACCATCGTGGTCAAGGAAAACTCCCCGATCAACAGCGTCGATCAGCTCAAGGACGTCACCGTCGGCGTGACCCTGGGCGACGCTCACGATAAATGGGCAAGGGCACGTGGCAACCTCAAGGTGCGGACCTATAAAGGCCTGCCGGAAATGCTCGTCGACCTCGACGCCGGGCGCATCGATGCGCTGGTGATGGACAGTGTGCCGGTGCTGGTGGCGGTCAAGCAGACCGGGCAGAAGGTGCGCATCATCACCCCGCCGGCGGGTGAAGGCAGCATCGAGGACATGGGCATCGCGCTGCGCAAGAACAACCCCGAACTCAAGGCGACGCTGGAGAAGGCGCTGGCCGATATGCTCGCCGATGGCACCTACGAAAAGATCTCGATGCAGTGGATTGGTAACGATATCCGCTGA
- a CDS encoding amino acid ABC transporter permease, which yields MQSLDLSIVTPYSELLATGLWWTVVMFVSSSILSLLAGVAFALIVLYAPKILALPVRFITWLLMGTPLLLQLYLIYYGLVQVGIDIPALVAGIIGLSLHFAVYNADVIRAGVVSVDPGQIEGARSIGLSRAQAQLYIVVPQALRQTIAPLGNNLIVLLKDTSLVSIIGIAELVYSAQLAVSETYSPFEFYLTVAVIYYAANLVLEAGLHLFEKKVEMSR from the coding sequence ATGCAGAGTCTAGATCTAAGTATCGTCACGCCTTACTCCGAGCTGCTCGCCACCGGCCTGTGGTGGACGGTGGTGATGTTTGTCAGTTCCAGCATCCTGAGTTTGCTGGCCGGCGTCGCTTTTGCACTCATCGTTTTGTATGCGCCGAAAATCCTCGCGCTGCCGGTGCGCTTTATCACCTGGCTACTGATGGGCACGCCGCTGTTGCTGCAGCTGTACCTGATCTACTACGGGTTGGTGCAAGTGGGGATTGATATTCCGGCGCTGGTGGCGGGGATCATCGGCCTGAGCCTGCACTTTGCGGTGTACAACGCCGACGTGATCCGTGCCGGCGTGGTTTCGGTGGATCCGGGGCAAATAGAAGGGGCGCGCTCCATTGGCCTCAGCCGCGCCCAGGCCCAGCTTTACATTGTCGTGCCGCAGGCACTGCGCCAGACCATCGCGCCGCTGGGCAACAATCTGATCGTGCTGCTGAAGGACACCTCCCTGGTGTCGATCATTGGGATTGCCGAGTTGGTCTACAGCGCACAGCTTGCCGTGAGTGAAACCTACAGCCCGTTCGAGTTCTATCTGACCGTTGCGGTTATTTACTATGCAGCCAACCTCGTGCTCGAAGCCGGCCTGCATCTTTTTGAAAAAAAGGTAGAGATGTCACGATGA
- a CDS encoding DUF6502 family protein produces the protein MHSPTLPPALIRALRQVMRPLVRLMLRKGVTFSVFVDLLKEVFVEVADREFRLDAKPPSDSRISLLTGVHRKDVRRLRKDDDSALEALPENITLGAQLVSVWANSKPFCKSAGKTLPLPRLASVGGECSFDALVAKVSTDIRARVVLDEWLRLGVVRLDEQDCVHLEAEAFVPQKGFDEKAGYLGHNLGDHANAAVHNLSTDGRPFFERSVHYDALGPASVETLRQAVSNEGSQLLLGFSSLAADLENTDAGKIDQPQRITIGLYFYTEPTAPTSLPAAD, from the coding sequence ATGCACTCGCCCACTCTCCCTCCTGCACTGATCAGAGCCCTGCGCCAGGTGATGCGTCCCCTGGTGCGTCTGATGCTGCGCAAAGGCGTGACTTTTTCGGTGTTCGTCGACCTGCTCAAGGAGGTCTTCGTCGAGGTGGCGGATCGCGAATTTCGGCTGGATGCCAAGCCGCCGAGCGACAGCCGCATCAGTTTGCTCACCGGTGTGCACCGCAAGGACGTCCGACGCCTGCGCAAGGACGACGATTCGGCACTTGAGGCACTTCCTGAAAACATCACCCTCGGCGCACAACTGGTGAGCGTCTGGGCCAACAGCAAGCCGTTCTGCAAAAGCGCCGGCAAGACCCTGCCGTTGCCGCGCCTGGCCAGTGTCGGCGGTGAATGCTCCTTTGATGCGCTGGTGGCGAAAGTCAGCACGGACATTCGTGCCCGCGTGGTGCTCGACGAATGGCTGCGCCTGGGCGTGGTGCGCCTCGATGAGCAGGACTGTGTGCACCTGGAAGCCGAGGCATTCGTGCCGCAAAAGGGCTTCGACGAGAAAGCCGGGTACCTCGGCCACAACCTGGGCGACCATGCCAATGCCGCGGTGCACAACTTGAGCACCGACGGGCGGCCGTTTTTCGAGCGTAGCGTCCACTACGACGCCCTTGGACCGGCCAGCGTTGAAACCTTGCGTCAGGCTGTGAGCAATGAGGGATCGCAACTGCTGCTGGGGTTCAGCAGCCTGGCTGCCGATCTTGAAAACACCGATGCAGGAAAAATCGATCAACCTCAGCGCATCACCATCGGACTTTATTTCTACACTGAGCCTACTGCCCCCACTTCCTTGCCGGCTGCCGACTGA
- a CDS encoding Lrp/AsnC family transcriptional regulator yields MRDLDSKDREILEILSKEARIALKALAARIGLSRSATSERVINLERSGVIRGYRADIGEIDAHVIRAILLVSLKRTPAMGLLDLLAQNSQVRRVSSVSGQLDLVIEVEARTIDDLNRVRDAVASHESVEDITTAVVLRRDIDRQS; encoded by the coding sequence ATGCGAGACCTGGACAGCAAAGATCGCGAAATACTCGAGATACTTTCCAAAGAAGCGCGCATTGCCCTGAAGGCCCTGGCAGCGCGCATCGGCCTCTCCCGCAGCGCCACCAGCGAGCGGGTGATCAACCTGGAACGCAGCGGCGTGATCCGCGGCTACCGCGCCGACATCGGAGAAATCGACGCCCACGTCATCCGCGCCATCCTCCTGGTCAGCCTCAAACGCACCCCGGCCATGGGCCTGCTCGACCTGCTCGCACAAAACTCCCAGGTGCGCCGGGTGTCTTCAGTCAGCGGCCAGCTTGACCTGGTGATCGAGGTTGAAGCCCGGACCATCGACGACCTGAATCGGGTCAGGGATGCGGTTGCCAGTCATGAAAGTGTTGAGGACATCACCACGGCGGTGGTGTTGCGCCGGGATATTGATCGGCAGAGTTAG
- a CDS encoding 2-aminoadipate transaminase, which produces MPQASISESIAIVHPLTLSHGNNAHVWDTDGKRYIDFIGGIGVLNLGHCHRKIVEAVCSQATRLTHYAFNAAPHQPYKQLMARLAEFIPVSYPVSGMLTNSGAEAAENALKIARAATGRTAVIAFDGGFHGRTLATLNLNGKVAPYKQRVGVLPGPVYHLPYPSADNGVTSQDALKAMDRLFSVEIDVNEVACFIVEPVQGEGGFLALDPLFAQALRKFCDEHGILLIADEIQSGFGRTGQRFAFSRLGIEPDLILLGKSIAGGLPLGAVVGKKPLLDTLPKGGLGGTYSGNPIACAAALATLDEMSDANLSAWGERQEQAIVRRYQAWQQSKLSPYLGRLTGVGAMRGIELITPEGAPATAVLAQLLESARNNGLLLMPSGKSRHIIRLLAPLTIELEVLEEGLDIFERCLGAIG; this is translated from the coding sequence ATGCCTCAAGCGTCCATCAGTGAGTCCATCGCCATCGTCCATCCGCTGACCTTGAGTCACGGCAACAATGCCCATGTCTGGGACACCGACGGCAAGCGCTACATCGATTTTATCGGCGGCATTGGCGTGCTCAACCTGGGGCATTGCCATCGGAAGATTGTCGAGGCGGTGTGCAGCCAGGCCACGCGCCTGACCCACTACGCGTTCAACGCCGCGCCCCATCAACCCTACAAACAATTGATGGCGCGTCTGGCCGAGTTCATCCCGGTGTCCTACCCGGTCAGCGGCATGTTGACCAACAGTGGCGCCGAAGCGGCCGAGAATGCGCTGAAAATCGCCCGCGCCGCCACCGGCCGCACCGCAGTGATTGCCTTCGACGGCGGCTTCCATGGACGCACCCTGGCGACCCTCAACCTCAACGGCAAAGTCGCGCCCTACAAGCAGCGCGTCGGCGTCTTGCCGGGCCCTGTCTATCACCTGCCCTACCCGAGTGCGGACAATGGCGTGACCTCCCAGGACGCGCTGAAGGCCATGGATCGCCTGTTCAGTGTCGAGATCGACGTCAATGAAGTGGCCTGTTTCATTGTCGAACCGGTGCAGGGCGAAGGCGGTTTTCTGGCCCTCGATCCGCTGTTCGCGCAAGCGCTGCGCAAGTTCTGCGACGAGCACGGCATTCTGCTGATCGCCGATGAAATCCAGTCCGGCTTCGGCCGTACCGGACAGCGCTTTGCCTTCAGCCGCCTGGGCATCGAACCGGACCTGATCCTGCTCGGCAAAAGCATCGCCGGTGGTCTGCCACTGGGCGCGGTAGTCGGTAAAAAGCCCCTGCTCGACACCCTGCCCAAAGGTGGACTCGGCGGCACCTATTCGGGCAATCCAATCGCCTGCGCGGCGGCGCTGGCCACCCTCGACGAAATGAGCGACGCCAACCTGTCGGCCTGGGGCGAACGCCAGGAACAGGCGATCGTCCGCCGTTACCAGGCCTGGCAGCAGAGCAAGCTTTCGCCCTACCTGGGCAGGCTGACTGGGGTTGGGGCGATGCGCGGGATCGAGCTGATCACGCCTGAAGGCGCACCCGCCACGGCGGTCCTTGCCCAGCTGTTGGAGAGTGCCCGAAACAACGGTTTGCTGCTGATGCCCAGCGGCAAGTCGCGGCACATCATCCGCTTGCTGGCACCGTTGACCATTGAGTTGGAAGTGCTGGAAGAAGGGCTGGATATTTTTGAGCGGTGTCTGGGGGCGATTGGTTGA
- a CDS encoding glutamine synthetase family protein, which produces MDAVCSDLLAEVRAFRQRYPEVRYVDLISLDIPGHFYGKRYPIDMLEKVAAGSALKLPQNCVLLGVQGGLFKIGDYCFHDGDPDAVRRLVPGTLKPVTWESQPLGQMLITSDGTASPIEFEPREVLAQVLQRLRGKGIHPVVAFELEFYLFDKQLRDGLPQFPRDGLTDDCDDQPNMHIERLSRFSPVLDDMVETARLQGIDTTVITAELGPGQFEINFGHLDDGLQAADWAALFCRSTRGVALKHGYRASFMAKPYLQHPGSGMHVHVSLYDAEGQNLLAANEQQALRHAVAGCLELLPHCMPIFAPNQNAYRRLGGTVNAATRASWGFEDRDACVRIPESDAKNLRIEHRLAGADANPYLVLAAILVGLEQGLEAAREPIPPLNDDRNSGIDFPLDILEAVRQMQHQSRLREGLGAEFVDVYCENKRQDHQAFLQEIHAREYRWYL; this is translated from the coding sequence ATGGACGCTGTCTGCTCTGATCTGTTGGCCGAAGTACGGGCTTTTCGCCAACGCTACCCCGAGGTGCGTTACGTCGACCTCATCTCCCTGGACATCCCGGGGCACTTTTATGGCAAGCGCTACCCGATCGACATGCTGGAAAAAGTCGCCGCCGGCAGCGCCCTCAAGCTGCCGCAGAACTGCGTGCTGCTGGGGGTGCAGGGCGGGCTGTTCAAGATCGGCGACTACTGCTTCCACGACGGCGACCCAGACGCGGTGCGCCGGCTGGTTCCAGGCACGCTCAAGCCGGTGACATGGGAGTCGCAGCCCCTGGGGCAGATGCTGATCACCTCCGACGGCACCGCCAGCCCGATCGAATTCGAACCCCGGGAAGTGCTGGCCCAGGTGCTGCAGCGCCTGCGTGGCAAAGGCATTCACCCGGTGGTGGCCTTCGAGTTGGAGTTCTACCTGTTCGACAAACAACTGCGCGACGGCCTGCCGCAGTTCCCTCGCGACGGCCTCACGGACGACTGCGACGACCAGCCGAACATGCACATCGAACGTCTGTCGCGGTTCTCCCCGGTGCTCGATGACATGGTCGAGACCGCGCGCCTGCAGGGCATCGACACCACGGTGATCACCGCCGAACTCGGCCCCGGCCAGTTCGAAATCAACTTCGGCCATCTCGACGACGGCCTGCAAGCCGCCGACTGGGCCGCCTTGTTCTGCCGCAGCACCCGTGGCGTCGCCCTCAAGCACGGCTATCGCGCCAGCTTCATGGCCAAGCCGTACTTGCAACATCCGGGCAGCGGCATGCACGTCCACGTCAGCCTCTACGACGCTGAAGGCCAGAACCTGCTGGCCGCCAACGAGCAACAGGCGCTGCGCCACGCCGTCGCCGGCTGCCTGGAACTGCTGCCGCACTGCATGCCGATCTTCGCCCCGAACCAGAACGCCTACCGCCGCCTGGGCGGCACCGTCAACGCCGCCACCCGCGCCAGCTGGGGCTTCGAAGACCGCGACGCCTGCGTGCGGATCCCCGAGTCCGACGCGAAAAACCTGCGCATCGAACACCGCCTGGCCGGCGCCGACGCCAACCCCTACCTGGTCCTCGCCGCAATCCTCGTGGGTCTCGAACAAGGCCTCGAAGCCGCCCGCGAACCCATCCCGCCGCTCAATGACGACCGCAACAGCGGCATCGACTTCCCCCTCGACATCCTCGAAGCCGTGCGCCAGATGCAACACCAGTCTCGCCTGCGCGAAGGGCTGGGCGCCGAGTTCGTCGACGTCTACTGCGAAAACAAACGCCAGGACCACCAGGCCTTCCTCCAGGAAATCCACGCCCGGGAATACCGCTGGTACCTGTAA
- a CDS encoding amino acid ABC transporter permease — MDLTLIQRTFPFFLEAAWITVQISVLALLLGFLVAIVLVAGRLSSMFLFRCLARLYISVFRGTPCLVQLFIIYFGGPQIGLELEPFTAGVIGLGLNIAAYMAESIRGAIANVDPGQVEAARSIGFGRNQTLWLVTLPQAAKLMIRPLGVNAVALIKGSALVSTISVVELSYTAQRFISSTYKPFEIFLVSALLYIVMVYSVRYLVDYLDQRFAAK; from the coding sequence ATGGATCTGACACTGATACAGCGCACCTTCCCGTTTTTCCTCGAGGCGGCCTGGATCACCGTGCAAATCTCCGTATTGGCGCTGTTGCTGGGTTTTCTGGTGGCAATCGTGCTGGTGGCGGGGCGGTTGTCCTCGATGTTCCTGTTTCGTTGCCTGGCACGTCTGTACATCAGCGTGTTCCGTGGCACTCCCTGCTTGGTGCAATTGTTCATCATCTATTTTGGCGGGCCACAGATCGGTCTTGAGCTGGAGCCGTTTACCGCAGGGGTGATCGGTCTGGGGCTGAACATTGCCGCCTACATGGCCGAGTCCATTCGCGGCGCCATTGCCAACGTCGACCCCGGCCAGGTGGAAGCCGCGCGCTCCATCGGTTTTGGTCGCAACCAGACCTTGTGGCTGGTGACGCTGCCGCAGGCGGCCAAATTGATGATTCGCCCGTTGGGGGTCAACGCCGTCGCGCTGATCAAGGGCTCGGCGTTGGTGTCGACGATTTCGGTGGTTGAGCTTTCTTACACCGCACAGCGTTTCATCAGTTCAACCTACAAGCCGTTTGAAATTTTCCTGGTCTCTGCGCTGTTGTATATCGTGATGGTCTACTCGGTCCGATACCTCGTGGACTACCTCGATCAACGATTCGCGGCCAAGTGA
- a CDS encoding aminotransferase class III-fold pyridoxal phosphate-dependent enzyme, whose amino-acid sequence MTILSHPAPQFSTGDAEKLGEQLFNVIGTATPLDGERDRNYRLKTDTDAGWILKVVNASEPRVESEFQTALLSHLARHSPELSVPFLKRSLDGEFLASAVAPTGEQHAVRLVSWLHGTPLAEVPRTTPLMRSLGRAFGAVDRALQGFMHPGAVRDFDWDLRHAARSRSRLHFVKDLEKRAILERFIDSFEQNVQPQLARLRTQIIHNDGNDWNILVDSEDQQKVSGIIDFGDALHTVLIAEVAITCAYSILDMQDPIGAAAALAAGFHEQYPLQAEELDVLFNLIAMRLVTSVTLSASRHDRTEDNPYLAISEAPAWRLLEKMDRMNPRLATAILRKACGFDAIEGAGVIRRWVAQNSKSFADIVRPSAASMNKVIAPFGDASHVMTIASAEQRPAEATQWWEDFSAEHKVPLGIGPWGEARTIYTDTAFESRFIEGQRRIIHVGVDLIMPAGTPLYTPVAGVVQSVEVEREPLGYGGVIMLKHSPEGCPPFLTLWGHMAHEALDRLQPGEYLEAGALVGHMGADTENGGWIPHVHFQMSTDIGLQASEFIGVGEVAYLDVWADLFPDASTLAGIPPETYSQDGRTKAEIVAKRKELLLPNLSISYSDPIKFVRGDGVWLIDNFGRAYLDCFNNVCHLGHCHPDVVDALSRQAGRLNTNTRYLHDNIVEYAERLTATLPEGLAVASFGCSGSEANSLMLRMARNHTGRDEAIVLDWAYHGTTQELIDLSPYKYKRKAGKGRAAHVFEAAVPDPYRAPEDWAFEDMGKRFAESVAEQIDSMRKQGRAPAFFLAESIPSVAGQLFFPENYLKEVYAMVRAEGGVCLADEVQVGFGRVGSHWWAFETQGVVPDAVSMGKPIGNGHPMSAVVTTREMADSFNNGMEYFNTFAGSPVSCAVGLSVLDVIERDDLKLNALTVGNYLLDGFRKLQQRYDVIGDVRGQGLFLGIELVTDRKTKVPATQLAKKVADGARERGILIGTEGPFDNVLKMRPSMIFSRGNADFLLEVLDESFEAALR is encoded by the coding sequence ATGACAATCCTCTCCCATCCTGCCCCGCAGTTCTCCACCGGGGATGCCGAAAAACTCGGCGAGCAGCTTTTCAACGTGATCGGCACGGCGACGCCGTTGGATGGCGAGCGCGATCGCAACTATCGGTTGAAGACCGACACCGATGCCGGGTGGATTCTAAAAGTCGTCAACGCCTCCGAGCCACGGGTCGAAAGTGAGTTTCAGACGGCCTTGCTCAGTCACCTCGCCCGTCACAGTCCCGAACTGAGCGTGCCGTTTCTCAAGCGCAGTCTGGACGGCGAATTCCTTGCCTCGGCCGTCGCGCCGACCGGCGAGCAACACGCGGTGCGGCTGGTCAGTTGGCTGCACGGTACGCCGCTGGCCGAGGTTCCCCGTACCACGCCATTGATGCGCAGCCTGGGCCGGGCCTTCGGTGCCGTGGACCGCGCGCTGCAAGGCTTCATGCATCCTGGCGCGGTGCGCGATTTTGATTGGGATCTGCGTCATGCCGCCCGTTCTCGCTCGCGTCTGCACTTTGTCAAAGACCTGGAAAAGCGCGCGATCCTCGAACGCTTCATCGATAGCTTCGAGCAAAACGTGCAACCGCAACTGGCGCGCCTGCGCACGCAGATCATTCATAACGACGGCAACGACTGGAATATCCTGGTCGACTCCGAGGATCAGCAGAAGGTCTCGGGGATCATCGATTTTGGCGACGCGTTGCACACCGTGCTGATCGCCGAAGTCGCCATCACCTGCGCCTATTCGATTCTCGACATGCAAGACCCGATCGGAGCGGCCGCGGCGCTGGCTGCCGGTTTTCATGAGCAGTACCCGCTGCAGGCGGAGGAGCTCGACGTCCTGTTCAACCTGATCGCCATGCGCCTGGTGACCAGCGTCACCTTGTCCGCCTCGCGCCACGACCGCACCGAGGACAATCCGTACCTGGCCATCAGCGAAGCGCCGGCCTGGCGCCTGCTGGAAAAAATGGACCGGATGAACCCGCGCCTGGCCACGGCGATTCTGCGCAAGGCTTGCGGCTTCGATGCGATTGAGGGCGCCGGGGTGATTCGCCGCTGGGTGGCGCAGAACAGCAAGTCGTTCGCCGATATCGTGCGGCCGTCGGCGGCGAGCATGAACAAGGTCATCGCGCCGTTCGGCGATGCGTCCCATGTGATGACCATTGCCTCCGCCGAACAGCGTCCTGCTGAAGCGACACAATGGTGGGAAGATTTTTCCGCCGAACACAAAGTGCCGCTGGGCATCGGCCCTTGGGGCGAAGCGCGGACCATCTACACCGACACGGCATTCGAGTCGCGCTTCATTGAAGGCCAGCGGCGGATCATTCACGTCGGTGTCGACTTGATCATGCCCGCCGGCACGCCGCTGTACACCCCGGTGGCCGGGGTGGTGCAGAGCGTCGAGGTCGAGCGCGAGCCGCTGGGCTACGGCGGTGTGATCATGCTCAAGCACTCGCCCGAGGGTTGCCCACCGTTCCTGACTTTGTGGGGCCACATGGCCCATGAAGCCCTCGACCGTCTGCAGCCGGGTGAGTATTTGGAAGCCGGCGCGCTGGTCGGGCATATGGGCGCCGATACGGAAAATGGCGGCTGGATTCCCCATGTGCATTTCCAGATGTCCACCGACATCGGTTTGCAAGCCAGCGAGTTCATTGGCGTTGGTGAGGTGGCTTACCTGGATGTCTGGGCCGACCTGTTCCCCGACGCTTCGACCCTCGCCGGCATTCCGCCGGAAACCTACAGCCAGGACGGTCGGACCAAGGCCGAGATCGTCGCCAAGCGCAAGGAGTTGCTGCTGCCCAACCTGTCGATTTCCTATTCCGATCCGATCAAGTTTGTGCGTGGCGATGGGGTTTGGCTGATCGATAATTTTGGCCGGGCGTATCTGGATTGCTTCAACAATGTCTGCCACCTCGGCCACTGCCATCCGGATGTGGTCGACGCGCTGTCGCGCCAGGCCGGGCGGCTAAACACCAACACCCGTTACCTGCACGACAATATTGTCGAGTACGCCGAGCGCCTGACGGCGACCTTGCCCGAAGGCCTGGCGGTGGCGTCTTTTGGTTGCTCGGGCAGCGAAGCCAACAGCCTGATGCTGCGCATGGCGCGCAATCACACTGGGCGCGACGAGGCGATTGTGCTGGATTGGGCCTACCACGGCACCACCCAGGAACTGATCGACCTGAGCCCATACAAGTACAAGCGCAAGGCCGGCAAGGGCCGAGCTGCGCACGTGTTCGAAGCAGCGGTGCCGGATCCGTATCGGGCGCCGGAGGACTGGGCGTTCGAGGACATGGGCAAGCGCTTTGCCGAGAGCGTCGCCGAGCAGATCGACAGCATGCGCAAGCAGGGCAGGGCACCGGCGTTCTTCCTCGCGGAGTCGATCCCCAGCGTTGCCGGGCAGTTGTTCTTCCCTGAGAACTACCTGAAGGAGGTGTATGCCATGGTGCGCGCCGAGGGCGGTGTGTGCCTGGCCGACGAAGTGCAGGTCGGGTTCGGTCGTGTCGGTAGCCACTGGTGGGCGTTTGAGACGCAGGGCGTGGTGCCGGATGCGGTGTCTATGGGCAAGCCGATCGGCAACGGCCATCCGATGTCGGCAGTGGTGACCACGCGGGAAATGGCCGACAGCTTCAACAATGGCATGGAGTACTTCAACACCTTTGCCGGTAGTCCGGTGTCCTGCGCGGTGGGCTTGTCGGTGCTCGATGTGATCGAGCGCGATGACCTGAAACTCAATGCGCTGACCGTGGGCAATTACCTGCTCGACGGCTTCCGCAAATTGCAGCAACGCTACGACGTGATTGGCGATGTGCGCGGTCAGGGGTTGTTCCTTGGGATCGAGTTGGTCACCGATCGCAAGACCAAAGTACCGGCAACCCAACTGGCGAAGAAGGTCGCTGATGGGGCCAGGGAGCGTGGGATTCTGATCGGCACCGAAGGCCCGTTCGACAATGTGCTGAAGATGCGCCCATCGATGATTTTCAGCCGGGGTAATGCGGACTTCCTGTTGGAAGTGCTGGATGAAAGCTTCGAGGCGGCATTGCGGTAA